Proteins found in one Ptychodera flava strain L36383 chromosome 3, AS_Pfla_20210202, whole genome shotgun sequence genomic segment:
- the LOC139127364 gene encoding uncharacterized protein, which yields MAAAGETLSMEHEASPQDSDTNFNEQAKDTTTSSLSLQEVFTKLMEKMDTISAEVKTEIQDLKKSLSHLDDTVTGHDTKIQALENEVSTSKEEIRQLKDRMKDSDQYHRRYTVEIHGLHMENEIFENVSVEICKIAQSIGVNVSVNDIDNCHPIPRSSQGLPIHLVKFKSSHLANKLYVARAKLRRVKNEEIGISPQSQRIYMNENLTKENAGIFHRARKLGKQQKWYSVWTKFGTTFVKKSKDGRTVKFFELNV from the coding sequence ATGGCCGCAGCAGGTGAGACTTTATCAATGGAACACGAGGCAAGTCCACAGGATTCGGATACCAATTTTAACGAACAAGCCAAAGATACGACGACTTCGAGCCTGTCTCTTCAGGAAgtatttacaaaattaatgGAGAAAATGGACACAATAAGTGCTGAAGTTAAGACAGAAATACAAGATTTGAAGAAGAGTCTCTCGCACCTCGACGATACGGTCACAGGACATGATACGAAAATTCAGGCTCTTGAAAATGAGGTGAGCACTAGCAAAGAGGAAATTCGACAGTTGAAAGATAGAATGAAAGACTCAGATCAATATCATCGACGATATACGGTGGAGATTCATGGGCTACAcatggaaaatgaaatttttgaaaacgtTAGTGtcgaaatttgtaaaatagcccAGTCCATTGGCGTCAACGTGTCGGTAAATGATATCGACAACTGTCATCCTATACCTCGCTCAAGTCAAGGTCTGCCGATACATCTGGTTAAGTTCAAATCCAGTCACCTTGCAAACAAGTTGTACGTCGCAAGAGCTAAATTACGTCGGGTTAAGAACGAAGAGATTGGAATTTCCCCACAATCGCAACGAatatatatgaatgaaaacTTGACGAAAGAAAATGCTGGGATTTTCCACAGAGCTAGAAAGCTGGGAAAACAGCAGAAGTGGTACAGTGTGTGGACCAAATTTGGAACAACTTTTGTGAAGAAGTCAAAGGACGGTAGAACTGTCAAATTTTTTGAACTGAATGTGTAA